One segment of Anopheles stephensi strain Indian chromosome 3, UCI_ANSTEP_V1.0, whole genome shotgun sequence DNA contains the following:
- the LOC118514196 gene encoding breast cancer type 2 susceptibility protein homolog — protein MDEVPASPVAVKRKKFRRKLGSLFKRSKETSGAESFTDGASFEQSADVSGMEIAVAESDAKRKLSTFYYNENVEELETVSANPLASAILLEKASSVQMPNPVPSREFIACSNDEFLTVGELARRTGVGGSGDVPDCMSPRASTSATAKPHNYSFTQMEIDTQMIDIFAAADLLTGSTTIKQQSNPDPKPPGLRDNTTPVKLVILPLPTVNVSKDLAASRDRTIVERILDDFTLDESEQCSMEVDFSIIKSESLRRRLIQLRDLIASPPKPVKREPACRQYGRCKFNKRKEQLLARRLSYDTDDSSRIGPPLSDDESDISMARNANDHSDSDVSMDGMALNESVLIQANLTQLSAFFSQAVTSQEEGDRGERENRNITPKSASIDREPPFLGFASPISLPSERACSPKTVRINFAILSEFGEQSFPASDEENITTIDKPMLMEELLEDDDDLFMLAHHTVEKQEDKSRNRDINKNVIGCVDAPIPAQSTVSSFNHTRNGTSINESDEVLMKAQRMFAEEEANLSVPPVNPSYDPLVPRPLEPTETDPVKIKEFKVPVAHTSSITNEPFSGGFSTAGGGMIAISVKALKNAQKMFAEEEAKLQKETETVQAADANLPTINDANRTGFGGDKSIIVSKKAPDMGKKTFDEEQSKIEEENIIENEVPFDGGFSTARGSKISVSKKALESARTIFAEEEAKSLEQQQKSATSGSTEPPAFGGGFSTARGNMIAVSKKALENARKTLDEIETIVANEGMKGKEDAIAAGGNMISKSGNSKEEDEVNKRPCFGVAFSVSGGPIKVSKAALASAQKLFDEVDSSVDKENLPLNAPSFSGGFNTAGGGKIAVSRNALAKAEKLFSEAEDETVGRFGGFSTARGTSIAVSEKALEKAQKAFIEVEADASVDKENVTNSAAPAAGGFNTAGGSKIAVSLQALENAKKKFDEEESEPISNGISEGTSRNNSTLPVPESASKSTGVASFPAFNRASGAAIAVSSDALERAQQLWKELDEDTTKEGERKPEQDESHRKRKLSLTADEPTLTPTKKARTDPLHPLALFQTSTPAIASKKLEHSHTSGKQTVESTSAHDVDEFFAQLDDNDFQEMFCVQQTVGKKPNKLLTKFEQCAANTHATSKPPAKLVGSDWDDSFSEILPNLPASDESNGKVASTVVKLPSEEVVRQRMEALQEQQQYIEKKPESECRQRLFEFCSKKLQKNRVGLKAFVEGNAPRVAQVLTPAMNVTQENVMEFRFNVADYYGEEFSNTNTSGIALGTDGKEGCLLMAVDSTVGLEEFKRALLASPGIDPRLVPEGWIENSWRWVVTKLSALERNFCTYFQGALSPENVFHQLQYRYHVEIDGARRPALRKMLEKDDVPSRRMVLFVANVFQSAGPAGTELELSDGWYSVRAEIDHPLAAAVTAGKITIGTKLMIQGAELLNHKDGCSPLEVPQDVRLKISTNGTRRTRWSVKLGYYRCPVPFPIECNTIHERGGLIARVRAMIVRLYPLMFVEKSSNEGQGSVLRSERMQQRHSRRNDASQLEHLHRLHNRVQEEIERERAAVRLNRNVRVTEKTTTAELQECLENGLDLSFLDIVLTHSQQLVIEQFQQRQQEELQNEIIRRVKAELAKNSLRPTVTALLKVRLMDRLRPDRSFLLSIWRPADEVRSILQEQTILEFGHLTANGSKNNDVQLTAHKSSTYTKVSQTEGNDVPSSQHSPFFRTLTPIGQIDGINFRPAFGEFDTIGVVVLVGAAETKKFQSIYLADTAMDLLCINFWHGLSEYAVDDVIRERKILCVANLQWRTFSRQTPGIPQSFATEYTTFTENPREDQLRSERDRFQLQLDAIDGEQFFQRCQERIGELLLMNTSTGSAGTTPYGQRSVSRLQQQQQQQHTTPLGGNSATKRKIETLASNYGSPPKLSPIVIGRNVNLRRGFKTPARVDDGENAR, from the exons ATGGACGAAGTGCCTGCCAGTCCTGTGGCGGTGAAGCGAAAGAAATTCCGACGAAAATTAGGTTCATTGTTTAAACGTTCCAAGGAAACGTCCGGTGCTGAAAGCTTCACCGATGGAGCTTCGTTCGAACAGTCTGCAGACGTGTCCGGTATGGAGATTGCTGTTGCAGAAAGTGATGCCAAGCGAAAGCTTTCGACATTTTATTACAATGAAAATGTGGAAGAACTGGAAACGGTTAGTGCAAATCCGCTGGCATCCGCAATACTGCTGGAGAAAGCTAGTTCCGTTCAGATGCCGAATCCAGTGCCATCCAGAGAATTCATTGCGTGTTCGAACGATGAGTTCCTAACAGTGGGTGAACTGGCAAGACGAACTGGTGTTGGCGGTAGTGGCGATGTTCCTGATTGTATGTCCCCTCGAGCTTCAACTTCTGCAACCGCGAAACCTCACAATTATAGCTTCACCCAGATGGAGATCGATACACAAATGATCGATATATTCGCGGCAGCCGATCTCCTGACGGGTTCTACTACTATTAAGCAGCAATCAAACCCGGATCCTAAACCACCCGGTTTAAGAGACAATACAACACCAGTGAAGCTGGTTATACTTCCACTACCAACAGTAAATGTATCAAAAG ATTTAGCTGCTTCCCGTGACCGCACCATTGTGGAGAGAATATTGGACGATTTTACGCTGGATGAAAGCGAACAGTGCTCGATGGAAGTAGATTTTTCCATCATCAAATCGGAAAGCTTGCGAAGAAGATTAATCCAGCTGCGGGATTTAATCGCAAGTCCACCGAAGCCCGTAAAGCGAGAACCGGCGTGTCGACAATACGGACGGTGTAAGTTTAACAAAAGGAAGGAGCAATTACTGGCACGTCGGTTAAGCTACGACACGGATGATTCGTCCAGGATTGGTCCACCGCTGAGTGATGATGAGTCCGATATATCTATGGCTCGAAACGCAAACGACCACAGCGATAGTGACGTTTCGATGGATGGAATGGCTCTGAATGAAAGTGTCCTTATACAAGCTAATCTCACACAGCTTTCGGCTTTCTTCTCGCAAGCGGTAACAAGCCAGGAAGAAGGCGATAGGGGGGAACGAGAGAACCGAAACATAACTCCCAAATCTGCTTCCATCGATCGAGAGCCTCCGTTCTTAGGGTTTGCCTCACCTATTTCATTGCCATCGGAAAGAGCATGTTCTCCGAAGACCGTTCGTATAAATTTTGCCATTTTAAGCGAATTTGGTGAGCAAAGCTTTCCTGCGTCCGATGAAGAAAACATCACAACTATCGATAAACCAATGCTCATGGAAGAGCTGCTAGAAGACGATGACGACCTGTTCATGTTGGCACATCACACGGTGGAAAAACAGGAGGACAAAAGTCGTAACAGAGATATCAATAAGAATGTTATCGGGTGTGTCGATGCACCAATTCCTGCTCAATCTACTGTATCGAGCTTCAATCACACGCGTAATGGTACTTCGATAAACGAATCCGATGAAGTATTAATGAAAGCGCAACGCATGTTTGCAGAAGAGGAAGCGAATCTCTCAGTACCTCCTGTGAACCCTTCTTATGATCCGCTTGTACCACGACCATTAGAACCTACAGAGACAGATCCTGTAAAAATCAAAGAGTTTAAAGTTCCTGTGGCCCACACATCATCCATTACAAACGAACCCTTCAGTGGAGGATTTAGTACAGCTGGTGGTGGTATGATTGCCATATCGGTAAAGGCACTCAAAAATGCTCAGAAAATGTTCGCCGAAGAGGAAGCAAAGCTTCAAAAGGAAACAGAAACAGTACAAGCTGCTGATGCAAATCTACCAACCATCAACGATGCCAATCGGACCGGATTTGGAGGTGATAAATCTATAATCGTCTCGAAAAAGGCTCCTGACATGGGAAAGAAAACGTTTGACGAGGAACAATCAAAGATAGAGGAAGAAAACATTATCGAAAATGAAGTCCCATTCGACGGTGGGTTCAGTACAGCAAGGGGAAGCAAGATTTCCGTCTCGAAAAAGGCATTAGAAAGTGCTCGAACGATATTTGCCGAAGAGGAAGCTAAAAGcttggagcagcagcaaaagagcGCAACGAGTGGGTCGACCGAACCACCTGCATTTGGTGGAGGTTTTAGTACAGCTAGAGGCAATATGATTGCCGTGTCGAAAAAAGCTCTCGAAAATGCACGAAAGACATTAGACGAGATAGAAACAATTGTTGCCAATGAAGGAATGAAGGGCAAAGAGGATGCGATTGCGGCTGGTGGCAATATGATTAGCAAATCGGGCAATTCGAAGGAAGAGGATGAAGTCAACAAACGACCTTGTTTCGGAGTAGCATTCAGTGTTAGTGGAGGCCCGATAAAGGTCTCCAAAGCCGCTCTAGCAAGTGCACAAAAGCTATTTGACGAAGTTGATTCGAGCGTAGACAAAGAAAACCTTCCGCTGAATGCGCCATCCTTTAGCGGAGGGTTTAACACGGCTGGTGGTGGCAAGATAGCCGTATCTAGAAACGCCCTAGCAAAGGCCGAAAAACTGTTCTCCGAAGCAGAGGATGAAACCGTTGGTCGATTTGGAGGCTTTAGTACAGCGCGTGGTACCTCGATTGCTGTGTCCGAGAAAGCTCTcgaaaaagcacaaaaagcaTTCATTGAAGTTGAGGCAGACGCGTCGGTCGATAAAGAAAACGTTACCAACAGTGCTGCTCCGGCTGCCGGTGGCTTCAATACAGCAGGTGGGAGTAAAATAGCCGTCTCGCTGCAGGCGTTGGAAAATGCCAAGAAAAAGTTTGACGAAGAAGAAAGTGAGCCGATCTCCAATGGAATCTCCGAAGGAACTTCGAGGAATAATTCTACCCTACCAGTTCCTGAAAGCGCTTCAAAATCGACCGGCGTCGCTTCTTTTCCTGCGTTTAATCGTGCAAGTGGAGCAGCCATTGCGGTTTCGTCGGATGCTCTCGAAAGGGCGCAACAGCTTTGGAAAGAATTGGATGAGGACACCACGAAGGAGGGAGAGCGGAAACCCGAACAAGATGAAAGCCATCGGAAGCGTAAACTATCACTCACGGCAGATGAACCGACCTTAACTCCAACGAAGAAAGCACGCACGGATCCGCTTCATCCGCTAGCGCTATTTCAAACAAGCACACCAGCAATAGCCTCGAAGAAGCtcgaacactcacacacttccGGGAAACAAACGGTGGAATCTACATCGGCACACGATGTCGATGAATTTTTCGCTCAGCTGGACGATAACGATTTCCAGGAAATGTTCTGCGTCCAGCAAACGGTAGGGAAGAAACCGAATAAGTTGCTTACCAAATTTGAGCAATGTGCAGCAAACACTCACGCAACAAGCAAACCGCCAGCCAAACTGGTCGGATCGGATTGGGACGATAGTTTTTCGGAGATCTTACCGAACCTGCCTGCATCGGATGAATCGAATGGGAAGGTTGCTTCTACTGTGGTGAAGCTCCCATCAGAAGAGGTAGTAAGGCAACGGATGGAAGCGTTACAAGAACAGCAGCAATATATTGAAAAGAAGCCGGAAAGCGAGTGCCGACAGCGGTTGTTTGAATTTTGTAGTAAAAAACTACAGAAGAATCGTGTTGGCTTGAAGGCGTTCGTAGAAGGTAACGCTCCACGCGTGGCCCAAGTGTTAACTCCTGCGATGAATGTGACTCAGGAGAACGTTATGGAGTTTCGGTTTAACGTGGCAGATTATTATGG GGAAGAGTTCAGCAATACAAATACCTCCGGAATCGCTTTAGGAACGGATGGAAAAGAAGGTTGTTTGCTGATGGCAGTCGACTCTACCGTAGGATTAGAAGAGTTCAAACGTGCGCTTCTAGCCTCCCCGGGTATCGATCCTCGGCTCGTACCGGAAGGCTGGATCGAGAATAGTTGGCGCTGGGTCGTTACCAAGCTGAGCGCACTGGAGCGTAATTTTTGCACCTACTTCCAGGGTGCTTTATCACCAGAAAACGTCTTCCACCAGTTACAGTATCGATACCATGTAGAAATAGATGGCGCACGTCGACCAGCTCTAAGGAAAATGCTCGAAAAAGATGATGTTCCAAGCCGTCGGATGGTACTGTTCGTGGCGAACGTGTTCCAAAGCGCCGGACCGGCCGGAACAGAACTAGAACTCTCCGATGGATGGTACAGTGTACGCGCGGAGATTGATCATCCACTAGCAGCGGCTGTAACGGCTGGTAAAATCACGATCGGAACCAAACTTATGATTCAAGGTGCGGAACTATTAAACCACAAAGATGGTTGCTCACCGCTCGAAGTGCCACAGGATGTGCGGTTAAAAATCAGCACAAACGGCACCAGACGCACCCGGTGGTCGGTTAAATTGGGCTACTATCGATGCCCCGTACCGTTCCCGATCGAATGTAACACCATCCACGAACGCGGTGGATTGATCGCTCGGGTACGGGCGATGATCGTTCGGCTGTATCCGCTTATGTTCGTAGAAAAGTCTTCCAATGAAGGGCAAGGTTCGGTGCTGCGGTCCGAACGTATGCAGCAAAGGCACAGCAGAAGAAACGATGCGAGCCAGCTGGAACATCTGCACCGACTGCACAACCGTGTGCAGGAGGAAATCGAGCGAGAACGGGCGGCGGTAAGGTTGAACCGAAACGTTCGCGTGACGGAGAAAACTACGACGGCCGAACTGCAGGAGTGTCTTGAGAATGGACTCGATCTTTCATTTCTcgat ATCGTGCTTACTCACTCCCAGCAGCTTGTGATAGAACAGTTCCAACAGCGGCAACAGGAGGAGCTGCAAAATGAAATCATTCGCCGAGTGAAGGCTGAGCTCGCGAAGAACTCCCTTCGACCGACGGTCACAGCTCTGCTAAAAGTCCGACTAATGGATCGTTTGCGACCGGACCGATCGTTTCTTCTCTCGATTTGGCGACCAGCGGACGAAGTACGCAGCATCCTCCAAGAGCAAACCATACTCGAGTTCGGACATCTTACAGCGAACGGTTCGAAAAATAACGATGTGCAGCTAACGGCTCACAAATCCAGTACGTACACGAAAGTTTCTCAAACGGAAGGAAACGACGTTCCTTCCTCGCAACACAGTCCCTTCTTCCGTACCCTAACGCCTATCGGACAGATCGATGGCATAAACTTCCGCCCAGCGTTCGGTGAGTTCGATACGATCGGTGTGGTCGTGCTGGTAGGGGCggccgaaacaaaaaagttcCAATCGATCTATCTCGCCGATACGGCAATGGATTTGTTGTGCATTAACTTTTGGCACGGATTGTCCGAGTACGCGGTCGACGATGTGATCCGCGAGCGGAAGATCCTCTGCGTAGCCAATCTTCAGTGGCGTACGTTTAGCCGGCAAACGCCAGGCATCCCACAGTCGTTCGCAACCGAGTACACCACATTTACGGAGAATCCGCGCGAGGATCAGCTTCGCAGCGAGAGGGATCGCTTTCAGCTTCAGCTGGATGCGATCGATGGGGAACAGTTTTTCCAGCGCTGCCAGGAGCGTATCGgtgagctgctgctgatgaacaCGAGCACCGGCAGTGCCGGCACAACACCGTACGGGCAGCGGTCTGTGAGCaggttgcagcagcagcagcagcagcagcacacgacACCGCTCGGAGGGAACAGTGCAACGAAGCGAAAGATCGAAACGCTCGCATCGAATTACGGCAGCCCGCCGAAGCTGTCGCCGATTGTGATAGGCCGCAATGTGAATCTTCGCCGAGGATTCAAAACGCCGGCCCGGGTGGATGACGGCGAGAATGCGCGATGA